In Erigeron canadensis isolate Cc75 chromosome 1, C_canadensis_v1, whole genome shotgun sequence, a single window of DNA contains:
- the LOC122610445 gene encoding uncharacterized protein LOC122610445, which produces MMEHEYHYYCSEIPGEVSKVLIKDGMYVKEGQPMYVIKTQILSRSVPKLLSDESQKSMYKKSIETLTHFPPDVFPNVDKIFEPEEQHFASSLVISADDDDVMKRYANFKTFDIVMDHSDHLFSSHTCAMKHPDWTSTIKQERRILEQHLPQTIFVRAYESRMDLLRAVIIGPEGTPYHHGLFFFDVFFPNKYPYIPPLVRYHSIGLCISPNMNMCGEVCFSLLDTDAGEETLWVPGTTMLQLLVSIQDLIFNTKPYFNGIGNAMTPREYLSLLYNENTIIKSLKTMVHTMNKPPKNFEDFVVGHFRTRVGDIKMACKAYMEGLQLGCLVSDVTCSIEFKNDVASCIKSLVDGFDKIGAKGAQEFLSLVKKRSVMDDEPTNYELEKKRKVVFDENRNDAVSEKRADIETGHGSGDHYVPWSWTVTAYEPSLVTKVLVKEGMKVQAQQPLFVIDAAYMMDAILQVHTPSSVRQPDSAIQKILEANQSSRAGIFSMEDPLANQDCADYKDVKITYKYFKKFDFVVDHSDHFFSAQNSDMNQLPGKRIRKEWKILKEQLPGTIYVRVYKSRIDLLRAVIVGPEGTPYHNALFFFDVCFPRNYPKTPPLVYYHSGGLGINPNLDKCGDVRLSLPKTSGGQETMWLPCTSTILQLLVSIQNQILIANPLFNEPTYAHMKGSVYGDHSSALYNENILIKSLKTMTYTILKPPKNFEGFVRGHFYSRARDILISCNRTTCSTTFKNDMDLCIKDLVGAFSKIKAKQWKVMYSQKKKNQVLITLVDKKNNRLNL; this is translated from the exons ATGATGGAACAcgaatatcattattattgctCCGAAATTCCTGGTGAGGTTTCCAAGGTTCTGATCAAGGACGGAATGTATGTCAAAGAAGGACAACCTATGTATGTCATCAAGACTCAAATCCTATCCCGTTCCGTCCCCAAGCTGTTGTCTGACGAATCCCAGAAATCTATGTATAAGAAGTCTATCGAAACCCTCACGCATTTTCCCCCTGATGTTTTTCCAAATGTGGACAAGATTTTTGAGCCCGAGGAACAACACTTTGCTAGCAGCCTAGTAATatctgctgatgatgatgatgtgatGAAAAGatatgcaaacttcaaaacgTTTGATATCGTCATGGACCATTCCGATCATCTTTTTTCATCACACACTTGTGCAATGAAACAT CCTGACTGGACTAGCACTATCAAGCAAGAGCGGAGGATTCTTGAGCAACACTTGCCTC AGACTATTTTTGTGAGGGCTTATGAATCGAGGATGGATCTTCTAAGAGCTGTAATTATCGGACCAGAGGGGACTCCTTATCATCACGGTCTCTTCTTCTTTGACGTCTTCTTCCCAAACAAATATCCTTATATCCCGCCT CTTGTTCGCTATCACTCTATTGGTCTTTGTATCAGTCCAAATATGAACATGTGTGGTGAAGTATGCTTTAGCCTTCTCGATACAGATGCCGGAGAAGAAACTTTGTGGGTGCCCGGCACAACGATGCTCCAACTTCTGGTCTCCATACAGGATCTAATTTTCAACACAAAGCCTTACTTTAATGGAATTGGAAATGCAATGACACCCAGGGAATATCTTTCGTTACTATATAACGAGAACACCATTATAAAATCACTCAAAACGATGGTACATACCATGAACAAGCCTCCCAAG AACTTTGAGGATTTTGTAGTTGGCCACTTTCGTACGCGTGTAGGTGATATCAAAATGGCATGTAAAGCTTACATGGAAGGGCTGCAACTTGGGTGTCTTGTTAGTGATGTCACCTGCTCAATCGAGTTCAAAAATGATGTGGCGTCATGCATCAAGTCCCTTGTAGATGGATTTGACAAAATCGGAGCAAAGGGAGCTCAGGAATTCCTTTCTCTAGTTAAAAAGAGGAGTGTTATGGATGACGAACCTACCAATTATGAGCTGGAAAAAAAGAGGAAG GTTGTTTTTGATGAAAACCGCAACGATGCAGTGAGCGAAAAGAGGGCG GACATTGAAACAGGTCATGGTTCAGGCGATCATTATGTGCCTTGGTCATGGACCGTCACTGCTTATGAGCCTTCTTTGGTTACTAAGGTTCTGGTAAAGGAAGGAATGAAAGTCCAAGCACAACAACCTTTGTTTGTCATTGATGCTGCATATATGATG GATGCTATTTTGCAAGTGCACACACCTAGCAGTGTAAGACAACCAGATTCAGCGATTCAGAAGATTCTGGAGGCTAACCAGAGTTCACGCGCTGGCATCTTTTCTATGGAAGATCCATTGGCGAACCAGGATTGTGCTGATTATAAAGATGTTAAGATTACTTATAAATACTTCAAGAAGTTTGACTTTGTCGTGGACCATTCAGATCATTTTTTTTCAGCACAGAATTCTGATATGAACCAG CTGCCAGGTAAAAGAATACGTAAAGAGTGGAAGATTCTTAAGGAACAGTTGCCTG GCACCATATATGTGAGGGTTTATAAATCGCGGATAGATCTTCTAAGAGCTGTAATTGTCGGACCAGAGGGAACTCCTTATCATaatgctctcttcttctttgaTGTGTGTTTCCCAAGAAACTATCCTAAAACCCCACCT CTAGTGTACTATCACTCTGGCGGTCTTGGTATCAACCCAAATCTGGACAAGTGTGGTGATGTTCGTTTGAGCCTTCCCAAAACAAGTGGTGGCCAGGAGACAATGTGGCTGCCATGCACTTCGACTATCCTCCAACTGCTTGTCTCCATACAAAATCAGATTTTGATTGCCAATCCTTTATTCAATGAACCCACATATGCACATATGAAAGGCTCTGTTTATGGAGACCATTCATCGGCACTATACAATGAGAATATCCTAATAAAGTCACTCAAAACAATGACGTATACGATATTGAAACCACCCAAG AACTTTGAGGGTTTTGTGCGTGGGCATTTTTATAGTCGTGCACGTGATATCTTAATATCATGTAACAGAACGACCTGTTCAACCACGTTCAAGAATGATATGGACTTATGCATCAAGGACCTTGTGGGAGCATTTAGTAAAATCAAGGCAAAGCAATGGAAAGTCATGTATtcccaaaaaaagaaaaatcaagtaCTTATTACTCTggtagataaaaaaaacaaccgCCTCAATTTGTAG
- the LOC122605640 gene encoding tRNA pseudouridine synthase A: protein MNEFEDGEREETQSSMTDEHHQKSAERPLKIPRLASEEEGMKRGVQRYLIAIEYNGTRFSGAQQQAPHCRTVVGVLQNAFHKFIGQPVSIFCSSRTDAGVHALANVCHVDVERISKRKPGEVLPPHEPSVVKKAVNHFLQKNEGDIMITDVRCVAADFHARYKAQERTYHYRLLSGPESLSTFEKDRAWHVPEELDLSAMQKACKVLEGLHDFSSFRASGCQAKSPIRSLDELNVIEVLPSPCFPLARERETQNPVKEDLSVCSASTDEASFEFGLRRRHRSFVVTARARSFLYHQVRFLVGAIKSVGTGDLTVSDVERILEAKTVTANGPLAPACGLYLAHVKYDLP from the exons ATGAATGAATTTGAAGACGGCGAGCGAGAAGAAACACAATCATCAATGACAGACGAGCATCATCAGAAGTCGGCGGAGCGGCCATTAAAGATCCCCAGATTAGCATCAGAAGAAGAAGGAATGAAAAGGGGTGTCCAAAGGTATCTGATAGCGATCGAATACAACGGAACTCGTTTTTCTGGTGCTCAACAGCAAGCCCCTCATTGCAGAACTGTTGTTGGTGTTCTTCAG AATGCATTTCATAAGTTTATCGGTCAGCCCGTTTCCATTTTCTGCTCCAGCCGTACT GATGCAGGTGTACATGCATTAGCAAATGTCTGTCATGTAGATGTAGAACGTATAAGCAAAAGAAAACCTGGTGAAGTG TTGCCACCTCACGAACCTTCTGTAGTCAAGAAAGCTGTCAACCATTTCTTACAG AAGAATGAAGGTGATATAATGATTACTGATGTTCGATGTGTTGCGGCTGACTTTCATGCTAGATATAAAGCTCAAGAGCGAAC TTACCATTATCGATTGCTATCAGGTCCAGAGTCATTATCGACCTTTGAGAAAGATCGGGCATGGCATGTACCCGAGGAACTTGATCTTTCAGCAATGCAG AAAGCTTGTAAAGTTCTTGAGGGACTACATGATTTCAGTTCCTTCCGAGCTTCTGGCTGTCAG GCAAAATCACCAATCAGAAGCTTGGATGAACTTAATGTTATCGAGGTTTTGCCATCTCCATGTTTCCCATTAGCAAGGGAGAGGGAAACACAAAATCCCGTGAAGGAAGATCTTTCTGTTTGCTCTGCGTCTACTGATGAGGCAAGTTTTGAATTTGGCTTGAGGAGAAGGCATCGTAGTTTTGTGGTTACTGCACGTGCACGTTCTTTTCTTTACCATCAG GTGAGATTTCTTGTTGGTGCTATAAAATCTGTGGGCACCGGAGATCTAACAGTTTCTGATG TTGAACGCATCCTGGAAGCTAAAACAGTAACTGCTAATGGTCCATTGGCTCCTGCTTGTGGTCTGTACCTTGCACACGTCAAATATGATCTCCCATGA
- the LOC122605651 gene encoding probable serine/threonine-protein kinase PBL3, whose protein sequence is MGICVGKPANVVHVSSSQLIKEDEGNQRSASKKVFKIRKVSKASGEKSFPIPNNLKAFTLNDLRTATKNFRSDSLVGEGGFGLVYKGWVDETTFAPARPGTGLVVAVKVLKSESHQGHREWLTEVDYLGKLRHKNLVKLIGYCEESESRLLVYEFLPKGNLENHLFRKGVEPIAWATRMRIALDVAQGLSFLHSKEPSIIYRDLKASNILLDSEFTAVLSDFGLARNGPVGDNTHVSTRVVGTTGYAAPEYMATGHLTRSNDVYSFGVVLLELLSGRRAIADERDGGIEETLVEWVKPFLVDNRGVFRIMDTRLGGRYSRKGAQAVAALALKCLHKDYKHRPTMAEVVASLEEIVTNSPRNVL, encoded by the exons ATGGGTATTTGTGTAGGAAAACCAGCAAATGTTGTCCATGTTTCTTCATCACAGCTCATTA AAGAGGATGAAGGAAATCAACGATCAGCAAGTAAGaaggttttcaaaataaggaaagttTCGAAAGCATCAGGAGAAAAAAGTTTTCCCATACCGAATAACCTCAAGGCTTTTACGTTGAACGATCTTAGAACCGCAACCAAGAACTTCAGGTCGGATAGTCTCGTTGGAGAAGGAGGTTTCGGTCTGGTTTATAAAGGTTGGGTTGATGAAACCACTTTTGCTCCAGCAAGACCAGGCACTGGACTAGTGGTTGCTGTTAAAGTACTGAAATCCGAAAGCCATCAAGGCCATCGAGAATGGCTT ACAGAGGTCGATTACTTGGGCAAGCTTCGTCACAAAAATCTTGTAAAACTCATTGGATATTGTGAGGAAAGCGAAAGCAGACTTCTGGTCTACGAGTTCTTACCAAAAGGAAACTTAGAGAACCATCTATTTCGAA AAGGTGTCGAACCCATAGCTTGGGCCACAAGAATGCGCATTGCCCTTGATGTAGCCCAAGGCTTATCTTTCTTGCATAGTAAAGAACCCAGTATTATTTATCGAGACTTGAAGGCTTCTAACATATTGCTCGATTCA GAATTCACTGCGGTACTTTCAGATTTCGGGCTGGCTAGAAATGGTCCTGTAGGAGACAACACACATGTTTCAACCAGGGTTGTTGGAACCACTGGTTATGCAGCTCCAGAATACATGGCCACAG GACACTTGACCAGAAGCAACGATGTGTACAGTTTCGGGGTGGTTTTGTTGGAGTTGTTATCAGGACGCCGAGCAATTGCAGATGAGAGAGACGGGGGTATTGAAGAGACATTGGTCGAATGGGTGAAGCCGTTTTTAGTTGACAACAGAGGGGTTTTTAGAATAATGGACACACGGTTAGGTGGTCGCTATTCAAGGAAAGGTGCACAAGCCGTGGCTGCACTCGCGTTAAAGTGTCTCCACAAAGATTATAAACATAGACCAACAATGGCTGAAGTTGTTGCCTCTTTAGAAGAAATTGTTACAAATTCACCCAGAAATGTACTATGA